The following are encoded together in the Vigna angularis cultivar LongXiaoDou No.4 chromosome 9, ASM1680809v1, whole genome shotgun sequence genome:
- the LOC108321603 gene encoding uncharacterized protein LOC108321603, which produces MPLNSILWCQLNTIILSVLFLFCCSLGLSSANDELVGVTDDVFTVSSFSYPQTTLGPYDLRYIRVDIPPWFSAVSLALNSDVDLDVSRVERIPKSSLPIICFRDGSPPLPDALNISLKDSAVIGINGLDNEQCFPMEKNITMKLTNEQISPGAWYIGLFNGIGAARTQSRMIIRGSAYSFSANISVEACSNSMMKGELCNSTVYPLSCTVSDAYNSVKATVTKPVMKNVMTCKSNLDTLCAQEGVPELYSLDVTNMAEELTITVANVKFNTTTSNNTSSENDVSLMGFVRHGAIPSETLHDYSGDLNKAPLIIRYPLIGRLYISIVPVNVSKKFGGTLDGNLKVCYSMESQVHQCALGRAGPNCTMDSYTLQTVLRRGGPIPFESYFLPVAGGEGASSANFPLEPLLNKSSNEGKNDDIWTYFTLDIPRGAAGRNIHIRLSADVKISYEVYARFGGLPSLDNWDYYYANRTRKSDQSMFFMLYDSSDDKIDFYIIYAREGTWGLGLRHLYTSSDSMKAQTSMSVSLEGCPKQCSFNGDCRYSFDASGLTSFSFCSCDRNHGGFDCSIEIVSHKGHILQSIFLIGSNAAAILPAYWSLREKAFAEWILFTSSGIASGIYHACDVGTWCALNFNVLQFMDFWLSFMAVVSTFVYLATIDEVYKRAIHTAVAILTALLAATKATRSSNIILVIVIGALGLLVGWLIEISKRYRSLSFSSGLSLSFLQSIQTMKQWFCNLVKTLLRRFRWGFIVVGFIALAMAGLSWTLETSANYWFWHSFWHATIYTSSFFFLCSKANIVDDEVSPPSSGNYALTRQDSFSRGI; this is translated from the exons atgccTTTGAATTCGATTCTGTGGTGTCAACTCAACACGATTATTCTCAGTgtgttgtttcttttttgttgttCTCTTGGCCTCAGCTCCGCAAACGATGAATTGGTTGGAGTCACTGATGATGTCTTCACTGTTTCCAGCTTCAGCTACCCTCAGACTACTCTCGGACCCTATGATTTGCGCTACATCAGAG TTGACATACCACCATGGTTTTCTGCAGTGTCCTTAGCATTGAACTCAGATGTAGACCTT GATGTTTCAAGAGTTGAAAGGATTCCAAAAAGCTCACTGCCGATCATATGCTTTAGAGATGGCAGCCCTCCTCTGCCAGATGCTTTAAACATATCTCTGAAGGATTCAGCTGTCATAG GAATAAATGGTCTTGACAACGAGCAGTGTTTTCCTATGGAGAAAAACATCACTATGAAATTGACAAACGAACAG ATATCTCCAGGTGCATGGTATATTGGTCTTTTCAACGGAATTGGAGCTGCAAGAACACAATCGAGGATG ATTATCCGTGGATCAGCATACTCATTCAGTGCCAATATAAGTGTGGAAGCATGCTCAAATTCAATGATGAAAGGGGAGCTATGTAACAGTACAGTCTATCCACTTTCATGCACAGTATCTGATGCCTATAATTCCGTGAAGGCTACAGTGACGAAGCCAGTGATGAAAAATGTGATGACCTGTAAAAGTAACCTAGATACATTATGTGCACAGGAAGGTGTACCAGAACTTTACTCTCTGGATGTAACAAATATGGCAGAAGAATTGACCATTACGGTGGCAAATGTCAAATTCAATACTACAACTTCAAATAACACTTCTAGTGAAAATGATGTCAGTTTAATGGGTTTTGTTCGCCATGGTGCAATTCCTTCAGAAACTTTGCATGATTATTCCGGTGATTTAAATAAGGCCCCTTTGATTATCCGTTATCCACTGATTGGACGTTTGTACATTAGTATAGTACCAGTTAATGTTTCAAAAAAGTTTGGAGGGACTTTGGATGGCAATTTAAAAGTTTGTTACTCCATGGAATCACAAGTACATCAGTGTGCACTTGGAAGAGCGGGACCAAATTGCACAATGGACAGCTACACACTTCAG ACAGTTCTAAGAAGAGGAGGTCCAATTCCCTTTGAATCATATTTTTTACCTGTGGCTGGTGGTGAAGGAGCGTCTTCTGCCAATTTTCCTCTTGAGCCACTTTTAAATAAGTCATCAAATGAGGGAAAAAATGATGACATTTGGACTTATTTTACTTTGGACATTCCCCGTGGTGCTGCTGGAAGGAACATTCACATACGATTATCAGCAGATGTGAAGATCAGTTATGAAGTCTATGCTAGATTTGGTGGATTGCCTTCTCTTGATAACTGGGACTATTATTATGCTAACAGGACAAGGAAGAGTGATCAGTCCATGTTTTTCATGCTATATGATTCAAGTGAtgacaaaattgatttttacattatttatgcTAGAGAAGGAACTTGGGGTTTAGGTCTAAGGCATCTTTATACCAGTAGTGATTCTATGAAAGCGCAAACATCTATGTCTGTTTCACTTGAAGGATGCCCAAAACAATGTTCCTTTAATGGAGACTGTAGATATTCTTTTGATGCCAGTGGATTGACATCGTTCAG CTTCTGCTCCTGTGATCGAAACCATGGTGGCTTTGACTGTAGCATTGAAATTGTATCACACAAAG GGCATATACTGCAATCCATTTTTCTCATTGGATCAAACGCTGCAGCCATACTTCCTGCCTATTGGTCCCTTAGGGAAAAG GCATTTGCGGAATGGATTTTATTCACATCCAGTGGAATCGCTAGTGGGATATATCACGCTTGTGATGTTGGCACGTGGTGTGCATTGAACTTTAATGTTTTACAG TTCATGGATTTCTGGCTCTCTTTCATGGCTGTGGTTAGCACTTTTGTATACCTGGCAACCATTGATGAAGTATATAAGAGGGCAATCCACACAGCTGTTGCTATCCTCACTGCCCTCTTGGCTGCAACTAAGGCAACTAG GTCTTCCAATATTATTCTTGTCATTGTGATTGGAGCTCTTGGTCTTCTTGTTGGATGGTTGATTGAAATCTCAAAAAGATATAGGTCCCTCTCCTTTTCATCTGGATTATCACTAAGTTTCCTTCAAAG CATTCAAACTATGAAGCAATGGTTCTGTAATTTGGTGAAGACACTATTGAGACGGTTTCGCTGGGGTTTTATAGTGGTTGGTTTCATTGCATTGGCCATGGCAGGATTAAGCTGGACACTTGAAACCAGTGCAAACTACTGGTTTTGGCACAG CTTTTGGCATGCTACAATATAcacatcttctttcttcttcctttgctcAAAAGCAAACATTGTTGATGATGAAGTTTCACCACCTTCAAGTGGAAATTATGCACTGACTCGTCAGGATTCATTTTCAAGAGGTATTTAG
- the LOC108321602 gene encoding calmodulin-binding receptor-like cytoplasmic kinase 2, translating to MSSPYPPSRRSGSDYSRTPGRVPPSPGYASSELSTSTISERQNPVVAAARSFTGMFAACFASPESDNSRSLGDSEEFKSSSTASNGSRAGSRAGSQRGRNSNGGMNIGSYNIVQRKEPGVVKFTMEEIFQVTRNFSPSFKIGQGGFGAVYKAKLLDGTVVAVKRAKKSLYEKHLGVEFQSEIQTLSKVEHLNLVKLYGYLDQGDERIIVVEYVPNGTLREHLDCIHGSVLDLAARLDVAIDVAHAITYLHMYIDHPIIHRDIKSSNILLTENFRAKVADFGFARQAADSDSGMTHVSTQVKGTAGYLDPEYLKTYQLTEKSDVYSFGVLLVELVTGRRPIEPKFELKERITAKWAMKRFMEEDAISVLDPRLDQTAANTLALHKILELALQCLAPRRQNRPSMKRCAEILWSIRKDFREQLSASNFRSFSTSSQRSTSLRE from the exons ATGTCTTCTCCATATCCCCCTAGCCGGCGATCCGGTTCCGACTACAGCAGAACGCCGGGAAGGGTGCCCCCTTCTCCGGGCTACGCCTCGTCCGAGCTCAGCACCTCCACGATCTCCGAGCGCCAGAACCCCGTCGTCGCCGCCGCAAGGTCCTTCACCGGAATGTTCGCCGCGTGCTTCGCGTCCCCGGAATCCGACAACTCCAGGAGCCTCGGGGATTCCGAGGAGTTTAAGTCTTCTTCCA CTGCATCGAATGGCTCCAGAGCTGGTTCTAGAGCTGGTAGTCAGAGAGGGCGTAACTCAAATGGAGGTATGAACATCGGTTCATACAACATAGTACAAAGGAAAGAACCTGGCGTTGTGAAATTCACCATGGAGGAAATCTTCCAAGTCACAAGAAATTTCTCCCCTTCTTTCAAGATTGGCCAAGGAGGTTTTGGTGCTGTGTACAAGGCAAAACTCTTGGATGGGACTGTTGTTGCAGTAAAGCGTGCGAAGAAG AGTCTATATGAGAAACATTTGGGGGTGGAGTTTCAGAGCGAGATCCAAACACTATCCAAGGTGGAACATTTGAACTTGGTCAAGTTGTATGGATATTTGGACCAAGGTGATGAAAGGATCATTGTTGTTGAGTATGTTCCAAATGGAACCCTCAGAGAACATTTAGATT GCATTCATGGGAGCGTTCTGGACCTTGCTGCACGTTTGGATGTAGCAATTGATGTTGCTCATGCTATCACCTATCTTCATATGTATATAG ATCATCCTATCATTCATAGAGACATAAAATCTTCAAACATTCTTCTCACTGAAAATTTTCGAGCTAAAGTAGCAGACTTTGGTTTTGCTAGACAAGCAGCAGACAGTGACTCTGGCATGACACATGTTTCCACCCAAGTCAAAGGAACAGCTGGTTACTTGGATCCTGAATACCTGAAAACCTATCAACTAACTGAGAAGAGTGATGTGTATTCATTTGGAGTTTTGCTTGTTGAACTTGTCACAGGAAGACGCCCCATTGAACCAAAATTTGAACTCAAGGAGCGAATAACAGCAAAATGG GCTATGAAGAGGTTCATGGAGGAAGATGCTATCTCAGTCTTGGACCCAAGACTGGATCAGACTGCCGCAAACACTTTGGCACTGCATAAGATTCTGGAGCTAGCTTTACAGTGCTTGGCTCCACGTAGACAAAACAGGCCTAGCATGAAAAGATGTGCCGAAATCCTTTGGTCCATCCGCAAGGATTTCAGAGAGCAGTTATCAGCTTCAAACTTCCGCTCATTTTCCACTTCTTCCCAAAGGAGCACCTCACTGAGAGAGTGA